In a genomic window of Salmo trutta chromosome 32, fSalTru1.1, whole genome shotgun sequence:
- the rasd2a gene encoding GTP-binding protein Rhes, with protein MIPVPGRNMEVNTTEKVVYLSVDGTTDTFSSCATAGHPQTQLSMNDHVEQTISNQLPNVKVTGVNCQSPTILMQYKKVSSMTKASKGIFNTVTEHWRHTDKKTRVVRSSSTGTTQATSSERFPKRRSFDPLATLTLPDQTPCTAPLEEMRLTKPRNCRRVVVLGAPRVGKTNILRRFLRDGFEEQYEPTAEDFHRKLYQIRGETYQIDILDAAKERDFPARRRLSILTGDIFLLVFSVDDRDSFKEVYTLRKEIIAAKTKLMKLKENARVPIVICGNKVDLEAERVISRLEMFQALGEDTALFETSAKDSTSLEEMFQALVKLGGLPTETRPSQHREISIRTYQALSISRSRCGRRSRALVPDTPCGAVYPLARRPSFNSDLQRVMGPSPTKRSKPIEKCQIQ; from the exons ATGATCCCCGTGCCTGGAAGGAACATGGAGGTGAACACAACAGAGAAAGTAGTCTACCTTTCCGTTGATGGCACCACCGACACGTTCAGCTCTTGTGCCACTGCCGGGCATCCACAGACCCAGCTCAGCATGAACGATCATGTTGAACAAACCATTTCCAACCAGCTTCCCAATGTTAAAGTCACAGGTGTCAACTGTCAATCACCTACAATCCTCATGCAATACAAAAAGGTCTCGAGCATGACCAAGGCAAGTAAAGGGATCTTTAATACGGTCACTGAGCACTGGAGACACACGGACAAGAAGACGAGGGTGGTCCGGTCTTCCAGCACGGGGACCACTCAGGCTACATCCTCGGAAAGGTTCCCCAAAAGAAGATCCTTCGACCCGCTAGCGACGTTGACCCTCCCGGACCAGACTCCATGCACCGCACCACTGGAGGAGATGCGTCTCACCAAGCCCCGTAACTGCCGGCGCGTTGTAGTACTCGGCGCGCCCAGAGTGGGCAAGACGAACATTCTCAGGCGGTTCCTGCGCGACGGGTTCGAGGAACAGTACGAGCCGACGGCAGAAGACTTCCACAGGAAGTTGTACCAGATCCGAGGAGAAACCTATCAGATTGATATCCTGGACGCAGCGAAGGAGAGAGACTTCCCCGCTAGACGGAGGCTGTCCATACTGACAG GTGACATATTTCTCCTGGTGTTCAGTGTGGATGACAGAGACTCCTTCAAAGAGGTGTACACACTGCGCAAAGAGATAATAGCAGCCAAGACCAAGCTGATGAAGCTCAAAGAGAATGCCCGGGTTCCCATAGTGATATGCGGCAACAAAGTGGACTTAGAGGCGGAGAGGGTCATCAGTCGTCTGGAGATGTTCCAAGCTCTTGGGGAGGACACGGCGCTCTTCGAGACATCAGCCAAAGACAGTACCAGTCTTGAAGAGATGTTCCAAGCCCTTGTCAAGCTAGGCGGTCTCCCTACCGAGACGCGTCCGTCGCAGCATCGCGAGATCTCCATACGTACCTACCAGGCACTGAGCATCAGCAGAAGCCGTTGCGGCAGACGTAGTCGTGCGTTGGTTCCAGACACGCCATGCGGTGCGGTGTACCCACTGGCCCGCCGCCCCAGCTTTAACAGCGACCTACAGCGGGTAATGGGCCCCAGCCCCACTAAACGGAGCAAACCCATAGAGAAGTGTCAAATTCAATGA